A window of Periplaneta americana isolate PAMFEO1 chromosome 9, P.americana_PAMFEO1_priV1, whole genome shotgun sequence genomic DNA:
ATACAGTTAGTTAACTTTCAATttgagaatattattttgatatagTGGACAGAATTGTATAACTAATTTAGTTGGTTCTAAATACATCAGTACAGATAGTGCGAACTATGAAAAGAGCCTAAACTGTGTTTTGCATTGGTATCACGAATTTCGAAGGTATTTATTATCTGTTGCTATGTGGAACGGTAACATTAAAACATTCTTTTTTACCTTTCCAAAATTCCTCTTTTTCAGGTAAGTCTTTCATGAAAATCCtttgctctaatgtaaatttcaATTGTATAATTTGAGCGATATAATCTAAACAAAAAATGTGTGGATTGGATCGTTAGCCTATGTGTAACTAAAGTGGAACTGAGGAAATGATTGAGGAATAATTAGTAAAGTGTTACGTGGAAGACGAATAAAATAAACCAGTAAAAAGGAAAGTAGTAAAGAGAGTTAAAGTAAGTTAGAAATGGTAAGTAAAGAATATTGAATGTTTTATGTACTTGAGAAAGGAAGAATCTGGGAAGTGAagtaaagaaaaagtgaaagtgagtgcaagtaggGAAAGTGAACCATAAAAACTACACatcttttttaagtaggttattttacgaagttctatcaacatcttaggttatttagtgtctgaatgagatgaaggtgataatgccggtgaaatgagtccggggcccagcaccgaaagttacccaacatttgctcaaattgggttgagggaaaaccccggaaaaacctcaaccaagcaacttgtcccgactgggattcgaacccgggccacctagtttcgtggtcagacgcgctaaacgttactccacataAAAGCTATaccaatgaaagagaaaaagtgataagtgaattgaAGAAGTGATAGTAAGAAAGTACTACAGATAGTCGTATATTGGAACATGTATGAATGCAAGAGTAATGTTCTGAGAAAAGATCAGTGAATATAGGGCAAATTGTGCAATGTTGTAAtgtaaatgaaagaatggaatatAGATAATCAGTGAATATATAATGAttgaatataaacagaaaattaaggATAATAGTAATTAATGTAGCAATATTATATTAGGAGGAAGATTACTTACTCGTAGATTGTAGCCGAGAGTGTTTCAAAACAAGAGAAATGTAGAGAAGTATTGTATAGTTTCCAGGAATAGGATAGAGGGATGACAAAAgaggaccaccaccaccaccaccaccaccaccaccaccactactgttatcactgctactactgttgctgctgccactactaccactactataaatTGTTGCTGCTTTCTATtagtttttacaatgaaacgactaaggagccataatcagatagttcacccttttcaatttcacaaaataaaaataaaataatttttattaaaataatacctgTATTCAACTTAAAGTTTAAGTTcgctgtaattttttaaaataataaccgAGAAAAAACGTAGATCCCTTTCCTGTTTCTTGGCCATAAAAATGTGATTAATTCGTAATATATAGCTCCAAACATTTCTAAGCGTGATGTGTCTATCgggatacaaaagaattaaatggaaaatTCGATCACACGCGCATAATTATCGCCACACTGAGTGGAGCCAAGGGTCGGAGCGTGAGATTCAAacatatttttagcacataaagaaaaaggccggcaaacaaaattaaagttttaatggttggtaacattaaggcacataatgtactattactgtaACAGAATTGCTTAACTGTGAACAAGTGGGGAAGGAAACGTAGGAAAACGTCGAGGGCGATCTATCTGAAAACGGCTCTTAGACATAAAACGTTTATAGCCTactacttacgcctaaaaagtGAGGCAAAGCCCACAAAATGCATACCTTAAACAGGACCAGCAGCAATTCGTCGTTATTGTCTCCTCCTCCTCCTGCACCTcctgctcctcctcctcctcctcctcatcatcatcatcatcatcatcatcatcatcatcatcttcttcttcttcttcttcttcttcttcttcttcttcttctggtagGTGCTGCAATGATGGGCCTGGCATGGGAACTCGCAGTATGGGCGCCGGTGGCTCAGGATCTCGCAGGAGATCTGGCCTCATCTTTAGCAGGACATATATAAGTTTGCCTGGAGTGGCCTTGAGTTCTTCCACGAAATCTGCAAGATACGAACTACACTTGATTGTATGTTCTTCATTTCTGTCAAGaagctaatttattttaacttcaaacatttaagaacaggttctaggaactgcgacaaattcaacAAGTGGATCGGGCGACTGATTGGTGTTAACTGGCTGAATGACAACACTCGGTAAATCTTTATTCGCTACCAGTAACAATTCAAGTCTCCTGGACTTCTTCTATTTGCAGTAGACAGTTGTATAGgaaatgaatgtagcctaaatcagaaccaaatatttttaattttaaggaccacggacactggcctaaattgaattttaatttaaatattcatatcccaaatttttaattgtttaaaccAAGTTTTAGGtgaagaagacagagaaggacaattttatttatattataaaggtatgtatttaagccaagaaattgaaagaagtaggctatacaaacaaacaaaaatgcaaaattatgtgAATAGCATAATTCTTCGAATTTCTTAAAACTATGAAAACGGAGAAAAGCAAAgtgaattcatttttaatttctagaAAATTCCACGTGTCCTGGATTTGTGGTGTTCCTGCAATTTCCAATAACTTATTGTCACTGTGAAATGAAAATTGAGCACTGGACGTGTAGGATTTCTGCAGTAATTGAAAGGCTTATGTAGTACAaatattacaaccatatgaaaaaaattaatttgagaaaaaatgtgacTTGTGGGGTTTCTGTAATTATTCACGATTTACTTGGTATTTGATACTGTGATACTGTAGTGAAAATTTAAGGCTTCAAAATTTGTACACAATTCAATTGCTTGAAGAATTTTTCAaggtgaaaataaatataatctgttatgtCGTCATGGAAAACTCGAGGCTTTCACGAATGGAACAGCGTGTTAGCGATACGACCAAGGGCAGTGGGAGTAGCTTCTATCACTAAGCAATGACGAAAGTTAACACAAAGTGTAGGCCACGCAAAGTTTGTTACTGCTAAAAGTATTCGTAACTTCATGTTGCCATCAGGTAGGatgcatatttaattatgttgtgtatagcctatatatttcatGTTCTTTCGTAAATTTCTTTCTAGTATCCTAGTTACTAGGCttattatatatacataagtATACAACATTTTATCTTACTGCATGatataattgtaaaaatattatatattaataaatgcaTGTTAGGCTATATTATAAGATACAGTGTACAGGATATTAATGAACAACAGTACAATATTTTCATTGTGTATAGAGGGGTCCTAGACAAGCAGCTTGAGATACGGAACCCACAATGTATTGATTCAAATTTCCATGTTATGGCATAATATCTCTACGCCACTGGCTTCTACCATTTGAAATTATATGAAACAATAGCGCAAGTTGTTTTCACTGATGTCCTtcacaaataatacaatatagcCATACTTTCATTAAAAGAGTTACAATTCAATCTGATGCACTTTTGTAACATTTCTTAACAAAGTAGACATGGTATTAGACTCGGGATAAAGATAAGTGGTATCTATCTTGCGTGTCTTTTTACGACTtttaatgtgaaacatttaaGCGCTGCCCTATACGGATAAAATTGtctcattttcttttaatacgaTGACGTCACTCGTGGTGCCATAGAAACAGAAATGTGGACTTCCACGCCAGCAGTCTCCCTCTctatttaatttactaatatctactgttataggcctacattccgaATCAGGACTGCTTTGTACATGCTTCATATAATATAGTCACTGAATTAAACATTTGCTCCTCTTTATAATAACACGTAAATCTGACACAGgaaaaatgaataaactgttAGTTCACAGAGCTAACGGCTTCAGCAGCTGGGTACCTAATTCTAATTAGTGCACTGattctataattttattaacacGGAAGCATGAGATAAttaaaggggtgagaatgagagaGTTCAAAGCCACACTTCTAAGTTTTTGTGCGAGTTAATTTCTTGTACAGAGTGTCTGACTCAgcgtgctgcattggagttaaatcgctcgcttgaactcggttgagtgtcgcaccctcgagtgagatacgatcggtcgtgatacgctcgtaataaatagaagcacagtacaaggtcatctcaccgacatgtattgtcttgtatggaaggcgacagataagatacacatatgttttgctcacacggtaaaaataaggctttattttctgcgtttatgacaaacgtttaatggaacagtcaatggaacgtaccaaaacaggaacatgaagttataaataaaatagtatgaaaacttcgatatacagttattattgataattaataattattcaatatttgatttaccacatatataatatgataggtccatacatagtgttccgcctatatactgcgacaatgtagaaacgttttacaaaatattgggtgttcagttcaaagtgtgtcatggctcgctgtatgccgtcacgtggttagccgatgagcctagagaattcaatcttcctacacttccgcagaggtgtattacttatctgccagagaagttgtctagcaagtacggcgttcattcagaagagtacttaccgatacgtacggtaacgccggtagtggcaggaatgtgaactgtttcgaagcatgtactgaggtgagttttttcttaatgtcgggatatggggagagggttaagacgattacttacgtatttgttgacattaacttcgacggtcaacatggacacggagcatttgatttgtattgtggaatgttgccgtacgcaaccgatgataacaaataccctgcgtacgacttggccgcgcaaaaaacagttcgaaagaggttatggtagcacacagaccgtacagaccgccaactgttgctacgacgttcaagttataccgtactcgttctcaagttcagat
This region includes:
- the vers gene encoding anaphase-promoting complex subunit 15, with the protein product MRPDLLRDPEPPAPILRVPMPGPSLQHLPEEEEEEEEEEEEEDDDDDDDDDDDDEEEEEEEQEVQEEEETITTNCCWSCLRKDCYIAVNSV